The Rufibacter sp. DG15C region GCCAATACCTTGTGGCAACCTGCCCAGGCGCAGGACGCCGTTAAAGGGAAAGCCGTTTTTGATACCAACTGCGCCGTCTGCCACAGCGTCACAGAACAAGTGGTAGGCCCCGCGCTCAAAGACGTGCACAAACGCCGCGATGAGAAGTGGATCACCAGCTTCGTGAAGAATTCCACCAAGATGGTCTCTTCTGGAGACAAGCAAGCGGTGGAAGTGTTTGAGAAGTTCGGGAAAGTGCCCATGACCTCTTTTGAAAGCACCCTGTCTGAAGGCGACATCAAAGACGTCATTGCCTATGTGAAGGCAGAAAGTGAACCCCCCGCAGTAGCCGAAGTTCCTAAAACTGAGGTGACCAAAGGCGATGATTCTACCAAGGAACCAGTTGCCACCCCAGCTTTCAGCCTGAAGGACATGCCCGCCACTACTTTGGTGCTGCTTTGTTTGGTAGCCTTCTTGTTGTTGATTGTGATGACCGTTTTGATTGTCACTTTCTTCCAGGCATTGCCCATCCTGAGCCACTTGTATGAGCGCCCGGCCTTGCGCAACACGACCATGGCGCGTGTCATTGCCCTCTTACGCGGTGATACCACCACGCTAGTTGGCCAGCACAAGGACATCTTGATGGAAGACCATTCTTATGACGGTATCCATGAATTTGACAACGACCTGCCACCTTGGTGGAAGTACATGTTCTACGCTACCATCGTGTTTGGGGTAGTGTACCTCTTAAACTACCACGTGCTAGGCAGTGGCCAATTACAAGACGCAGAATACCAAGCCGAGGTACAGCAAGCGTCCCTCTTGAATCCTGCCAGCAGTGAAGGCAACGCCAATGAGGTCACCAACTTCACGGCCCTGAAAGACGCTCCGCAGCTAGAGGCTGGTAAAGCCACTTTCATTCAGAACTGTGCGGCTTGTCATGGTCAGGAAGGCCAGGGAACCGTTGGGCCTAACCTCACAGATGAGTTCTGGCTGCACGGCGGCGATGTGAATGCCGTTTACAAAACCGTGAAATACGGCGTGACCAGCAAAGGCATGGTGGCTTGGCAGAAAAAGCTAAGCGATAACCAGATCTTAGAAGTATCTAGCTACATTTTAAGTATTCAAGGCACCAAGCCTGCCAATGCCAAGGCTCCGCAAGGAGAGAAGGTAGAGGCGAAGAAATAAGTTTAGTTTTTAGTTTGTGAAAAGCCTTTCCTGCTACAGGAAGGGCTTTTTTTATAAGTATGATTGAATGCGTTTTTGGCTTGTTTTCTGGGAAATAGGCTTAAAACGATTCTCTGTTTAAGCCTTGATTAGGAAAGGAGCTTCTTTGTCCCCCTTTGAAGGGGGTAGGGGGATGACTTGCTATATCTGATTATTACCTTCCGCCTCTGCCTCCCAAACTCATCACTACCAATTTCATTTTCCCTTACTTTCTACCCGCGTCTGTCACTTTTCTCCTTGATGCTCAACCTAACCAAAAGAATCAAGAACCACCGAACTCGCTGCCGCTCAGACAGGCGGTGGTTCAGTTTTGTGCACCTGGCCAATGTGATTCGTTTCATGGCGGGCTTACGCCATTGCTGATTGATACGCTACTGCCTGCTCCCTGCCTATGCTCCGGGCGCACAGCCAGGGCTGCCCTGCGCAAGGTCGGTCGGCGAGCGGACTGCTGTTGGAGACGCAGGAATGCGTTTTGCGCTGGCGCGGAGATTTTTGTTGTAGAGACAACGGCACTGCCTTGTCCCTAGCGTGCATCGGATAAAACGGATGCGCCAAGGGACGTTTTTGGGCTGTTTTCTGGAAAACAGGCCAAAAAAGCTTCATAAATGTTTACCTAACTCGCAACTCATGTTAAAAGGTGAGATAAATCATTTTCAGGGATGATGAAGGCAATGGTATGCGGGGTGGGGGCGGGGTAATTTTACAACAGGTTCAAAGGAGAGGAAACACTTCTGCTTCTGAGCCAGAAAGTACAAGCTCGCTGCCGGGCGCACAACCGGTATGAGACCATGAGTAATATTCTATCAGAGCCTGAAACCTTCCGGGATCATATATCCACGGTAGACAAAGACGGCAAACGGGTGTGGGTGTACCCTAAAAAGCCCTCCGGTAAACTATACCAATACCGCAAGTACGTGAGCTACCTGCTCCTGACCATGCTCTTCACTGGTCCGTTCTGGAAGGTGAACGGTCTGCCGGTGCTCATGCTCAACTTCCCGGCGCGTAAGTTCATCTTGTTCGGGCAGATCTTCTGGCCGCAGGATTTCTTCATCCTGTTGCTGGGTTTCATGGCGTTTGTAGTGTTCATCATCTTGTTCACGGTGGTGTATGGACGTGTTTTCTGTGGCTGGATTTGTCCGCAGACCATTTTCATGGAAATGGTGTTCAGGCGCATTGAATACTGGATTGAAGGCGATGCCCCGCAGCAAAAAGCGTTGGACCGCGCGCCCATGTCTTTTGAGAAGGTCTGGAAGAAGACGGCCAAGCACACGCTGTTTGTGCTTGTGTCCTTTGTGATTGCCCATACGTTCCTGGCCTACATCATTGGAGTTGAGGACCTCTGGCAGATTGTGACAGACTCTCCTGCTAACCATATGGGTGACCTTGTTTCGCTTATTATGTTTACTGGAGTGTTCTACTTTATCTTCTCCAGGTTTAGAGAGCAGGTGTGTACCATTGTCTGCCCCTATGGAAGGTTGCAAGGAGTAATGCAAGACAAGCAGACCATTACGGTAGCCTATGACTACCAGCGCGGCGAACCCAGAAGCAAGCTGCGTAAAAACCAGATTCGTACGGAAGGAGATTGCATTGACTGCCACCAGTGCGTGCAGGTCTGCCCGACGGGGATTGACATCCGGGACGGGGCTCAGCAGATGGAATGCATTAACTGCACCGCCTGTATTGACGCCTGCAACAACATCATGGACCTCATCAACAAGCCGCACGGCCTGATTAGAATGACGTCTGAGGAAAGCATTGAAGAGAAGAAGCCTTGGAAATTGACCCCTCGTGTGAAGCTCTACACCACCATTCTAGTATTGTTGATGTCAGCCTTCGGGACGTTGCTGGCCACCAGAAGCAACGTGGACGCGACCATTCTGCGTACGCCGGGCATGTTGTACCAGAATACGGAGAGCGGTGGCGTCAGCAACCTTTACAACATCACAGTCATCAACAAAACAGACATTCAGATGCCTATCACCTTGAAGCTCATATCACCGAAGGGCACCATCAAGGTCATCCGGAATGAGTTGGTGTTACCGAAGCAAGGTTTGGTAGAGGGCGTGTTTTTTGCTGAAATCCCAAAAAACAGCCTGGAATTGGCGAGCTCAGAAATCACCATTGGCGTGTACAGCGGCAACCAACTTCTCACCACCGAAACCACTAAGTTCCTGGGGCCAGGTCATTAATGTGCTATTTTTTGATTTGAAGATTTGGAGATGTTCAAATTTGAAAATGTCACTAAATATTAAACAAGTGAGCAAATCGCAAATGACATAGAAATGCTTAAAAGAAGTCTTGCGTCTTGTGTCTGACATCTTGCGTCTTCTAAAATAACTAACGTTTACTAAAATGTCTATCCATACCAATACCCCCGCAGTACCAAAGAAGTCTCTTCTTCCTTACATCATCATTTCGGCGTTTCTGCTGTTCATCTGCTACATAGGCATGCTGGTGTATGGCACCATGCAGAGCGACGTGGACTTGGTAAGCAAGGACTATTACGCCAAAGAACTGGCTTACAATGAGCGCATGCAACAGTTAAGCCACGCGCAACAGCTAGAACAGCCCATCCAGATTATTGCGGCACAGGCGGCAGGTCAATTGGTGGTGCAGTTCCCCGCAGAGCTAAGGAAAGCCACGGGGTCGGTGTTGTTTTTCAGGCCTTCTGACGTGACGCTTGACTTTGAGGTACCTTTGAAACTGAACGCTGACGGTTTGCAACACTTCACTACCGGCTCCCTGACCAAAGGGCTATGGCGCGTGCAGGTGGTGGGCAAAGTAGGCGACAAGGAATATTATCAGCAACAAGACGTAACGCTCTAAACCATGTGGTGGGCTGGATTGGTCATAGGTTTTATCAGTAGTTTTCATTGCGTAGGGATGTGCGGCCCTATTGCAATGGCGCTACCTGTTGGCAGGGGTACCGGCGCTTCCTTTCTGGGAGGCCGGCTCCTGTACAACATAGGCCGACTTACTACCTATGTAGTGTTAGGTGCTGTGGCTGGGGCTATTGGTTCAACCTTGAACCTGGCGGGCTGGCAACAAACGCTGTCCATAGCCTCTGGCGTCATGATGCTTTTGTTGGTAGTGTTACCCGCCGCTACTTCTAATAAAATAAACCGCTGGTTGGGCACCGAAAAATGGTGGAACGCCCTAAGAAAGGCCATGGCCAAGCACTTCGGGAATGGGTCGCCAAGAGCCTTGTACCAGATTGGCGTCTTGAACGGATTGTTGCCGTGCGGGATGGTGTATTTTGCCTTGGCCGGGGCCATCAGTGCGCCGGGTGTGGGCGGAGCCATGTTGTATATGGCCATGTTCGGGCTGGGGACCATTCCTTTAATGTGGCTGGTGTCTCTGTCCGGTAAAATGATTCAGCCCAAGATGCGCTACTACATGCGCACCGCGGTTCCGTATGTGGCCGGATGTCTGGCCGTCTTGTTCATTCTTAGAGGCCTTAACCTGGGCGTACCCTACGTGAGCCCGCAACTGGTGACTACCACCTCTGAGGTTTCGGTTTGTCACGTTCCTTAATCAGAAATATACCTATCAAAAAACAGACTATGAACTCGCTAAGAATTCTACTTCCTTTCAATTTCACAGACGCCTGCGTGACCGCTTTGCGCTATGCGTACCAGTTTGCCGACCACATAGGTGCAGACATTACGCTGTTGCATTGCACTGGCGCTTTGCAACTCACGCCCACCTTTGAAAGCCAATTGGTGATGCGTCTGAGGAGCTTCGCGGAGCGCCATGCCCGCCAAGTTACCGCTGGCATAGGCACCGAACCTCTTATTGAATGCTCCATCAAAGAAGGCGATCTAAGAAAGCATTTAACCCAGCTGGTGGACGAGTGGGACATTGACATGCTGGTGTCCCCGGCAGACTATCTGCTGGCTGGATTGGAGCAGCAAGAGGTAGTGGCCTTGCCCGAGTTAGTGAAGTGTCCTATTCTTTTAGTGCCAAGCAACGCCGTTTTTCAGCCGTTAAAGGAGATTGTCTTCAGTCTGGACGTAACAGATACCAATGAGGCCGTCATGAAACGCGTGCAGAAGCTGGCCCAGAAGTTCAATGTGCACCTTACGCTGTTGCACTTGCACAGCCAGCTAGACGGCGTGAGTTTCTGCCAGGTGAAGAAGGCCGCCGCCACGCTTAAAACGGAATTGCCGTACCCCAACCTGGACATTGTCTGCCAGGAAGAGGATGATTTGCTGGAAGGCCTGAACAGTTTCTCCGGAAGAGCTACGCCAGACTTGTTTGTGCTAGCCACCAGAGACACGCACCTGTTACAGGAATACTTCTCTAGTGATTACCGCAAGACTAGTCCCGGCCATTTGCGCACGCCTTTGCTCAACCTGTACCAAGCCAGAAAGACCCCTTGCTCAGCCAGTTGCCGCCATTGCAACCATGAGGTGAAAGAAGAGGATACTGCGGCAAAGGCTGGTTTGGCTACCTAGCGTGTTATCATATAATAGCGTTTTTGGCTTGTTTTTCAGGAAACAGGCTAAAAACGGCAAGTCCCGACAGTGCGTTAACTGGCGGGACTTGCCGTTTTTATAGAGCATGCATGGCTTATTTTTCAGCCTTGGCTAAATGAGTTGCACCTTTTAAGGCGTCTTCTTCATAGGCCATTTTCATGTAGTGCATCACTTCCTCATTTACGTCCTCGGGTTCATAAATCCTGAGCCAGTGGTTGGTTTGCTTTTCGCCTACGTGGCCAATCTTATGAAAGCACAGCGTGTCTGCGTAAACTTTGCTGAGCGGTATGTACACGTCCAGGAAGGTGCGGCCCATTTTGTAAATCATGCAAAAGCGGGTGTTCTTGGCCAGCGATAACATAGACTTGGATGGATGAATTCGGAAGTCTCCGATGGTGCGGTACTGGTCCAGAAAATGGTGGTACAGCGCAAGTACTTTCTCAGGTTTGCCGCGCAGAAAGTCGGCCTCGGTTTTGTCCAGGCAAGAGTGGGCTTGGTTGGTTCTCAGGAACTGTTGGGTGCAGATTTCGCAGGTCCACATGGGCGTGAGGTCGTTTTTGGGGTATTTTTTGGAAAGTAGGCCAAAAACGGCACTTCCGCAAGAAAAGCCGGTGGCTAGGTTTTGGTAAAAATGCCAGCCATTTAACTAAAGGAGCTTAGTTTACGGTATGCATCAAGCGGTTCCATCTAATCTTGTCCGTGAGGCTGGCTGTGGAGTCAGCGGACATCCAGATCAGGACGGCTTTGCCTACAATGTATTCTTCGGGCACAAAGCCCCAGTACCTGGAGTCATTGGAGTTGTGGCGGTTGTCGCCCATCATGAAATAGTAGTTCTGCTTAAAGGTGTAGTGGGTGAGTTCTTTGCCGTTCTGGTAGAGCCTGCCGTTCCTTTTCTCCACCTTATCATTATGCTCGTACACCCTTATAGCTTTTTCATACAGGGGCAGCGTGGCTGGCGTGAGGGCCACCGTGGCGCCCGCTTTGGGAATGTACAGCGGCCCGAAATTGTCCTGGTTCCAGGCATGCGTGGCCGGCGTCTGCGGAAACACCTGCACTTCTGGGGTGCCCGGCGCTGCTTTTAAGGCCACCACCTCTTTGATGAAGTCAAAGGAGCGGAGCTTTGCCGCCGTTTCTGGCGAGGTATGCACATAATAACCATCCTGCGCGGCCATCACCTCACGTATGCCCTGCTTTTTGAAGAATCTCTCCTGCACGTAGCCATCGGTTTTAAGGTAATAGCTGAATTGTAGCTTGGCGGGGTCTTCCTGGGCGGTTCCGTTAAGATATACTTGGCCGTCTTTGATCTGGAGGGTGTCTCCGGCCACGCCTATGCACCGCTTTATCAAGAAGGTTTTCAAATCCACTGGTCGTTCCTCTTCCTGGGGGTGGTTGAAAACGACGGCATCATTGCGTTTAACTTCAGAAATGCCTGGCAGACGGTAAGACGGCAACTGAATCACCTCTGAGAAGGAGGGAATGTTGGTGCCCCAGAGCGTCTGGTGGGTAAGCGGAGCCTGCAGCGGAGTCATGGGCGTGCGCGAACCGTAGTGCAACTTGCTTACATACAAATGGTCTCCGGTGAGCAGCGAGCCTTCCATGGAAGAAGTAGGAATGGCATACGCCTCAAAGGTCAGCCACCGGATGATGGTGGCGCAGACTACTGCAAACATGAGAGCGTCGCCCCATTCCCGCACCGCAGATTTCTTGACTTTGGGAGCAGTAGTTTTGTCTTTTCTTTTCCAGAAATATTGGGCCATGGAAATGCGTGCTAAGTACAACATTAGAATATATAATAAAACTATATTCCAGTTGGATTATTGTACACAGACGTCTCTTTAACACATAGTAAGCGTGGCTTAGGGTTCAATTGCTGTTCCCATATAATGGCTGATAGTGTCCAGTTTATCTAACCGCCTTTCATATAACTACGACAGCACTCACAGGTAAAGGACAGGCGTTTTTAGCTTAGTTCCTGGAAAACAGGCTAAAAACAAAAACCACAGCGTTGGGGCTGTGGTTTAGTGCTTTATCTCTTACTTCTGAAAGGCCGTCTATCGTCTTCTCTTGGCTGATCCCTGCTGTCCTCACGGTTTCTGCCGCCGTCCCGGTCCTGGCTATTTCTATCTCTGGGAGCAGAAGCTGGCTTCTGTGGTTGGTCTGTACCTGCTTTTTTGGGTTCCATGGGCCCGCGCATGTGAATGACTAGTCCGTTCAGGAAGTTGCGCAGCAGTTGGTCGCCGCAGGGTTGGTAGTTGGGGTGGTCCTCCTTCCGGAAGATGGCGCCCAACTCACTCTTGGTGACGTTGAAGTCTACCAGCCTGAGGATGTCTATGATCTGGTCATCGCGCAGTTGCAAGGCCACGCGTAGTTTCTTGAGGATATCGTTGTTGGTCATAGGCGTTTATCAATGGGCCGTCTTTGGATAGTACGGCAAATGGGGCATTCTGTAGATAAAGGATAAAATTACGGTTTCTTTTCAGCTTTCTACTGAGAGGCTTTATTTTAGGATGCCCCCGTTTTTCTCTACTTTTAGCTTCTTAATTAGAACTGACTATGACACAATACTTAGTTACCGGCACAGATTTCACCACCGAGGGCGCCTTGGACCACCGCATGGCCATCCGGCCCCAGCACATTGACATGATGAAAAACCTGAAGGAAAGCGGCAACTTTCTCTTGGGTGGCGCTTTTCTAGATGAGCAAGGCATCATGCGCGGCTCCTCTTTGGTGTTGCAATTTGAGACCGAGTCAGACTTGCAAAAGTGGATGTCTGAAGAACCGTATATCCTGAACAAAGTCTGGGAGACGGTGGATGTAAAGCAGTATAAGATTGCCCAGATATAAACAGTTTGTCGTTTTTGGCTTGTTTTCTGGAAAATAGGCCAAAAAACTTTTATAATTAGACCTTTTTTGTCCCCCTTTGAAGGGGGTAGGGGGATGACGTACGAGTTCTGAGTCGCTAGTCCAGAGTTCTGAGTCTAGAATCCGGAGTTCAAAAAAGCCTTTATTTTCGCCCGCCGTTGTTGGTGTTCTCACCAACGACCTTAATTTCCGTTCAAGCCTCTACCTTCCAACACCGTCCTCCCCAATCCTCCTTCCTTGCTTTCTATTAGCGTTTGTCACTTTTCTCCTTGATGAGAAAAGTAACCAAAAGAATCAAGAAGAAAAGAAACTCGCTGCCGCTCAGACAGCTTTTCTTCATTCTCTGCACCTGGCGAGCGCTATTCATCCATAGCCCGCTTACGCTTCTGCCAATTGAAAAGCTACTACATCTCCCTCCCATGCTCCGGGCGCACAGCCAGGGCTGCCCTGCGCAAGGTCGGTCGGCTATCAGATTGCTAGGAGAGACGTTGCAATGCCTTTCTGAGCTGACGCGGTGCATTGTAGAGACAATGGCACTGCCTTGTCTCTCACGCATTGCCATCTGCTTCATCTATAGAATTCTATGAGGGATTAAGATGCTCGTTTTTCGCCTATTTCCCAGAAAACAGAACAAAAACGGAGACGTAGCTTTTACTGGCCCATCAATAGCAAGACTAGCAACATCACGGCAATCACAATATGCGGGATAAAGGTGACGCCGCCTTTCTGGCTGAGTAGTTCAAGGGCGGTGTCTTCGTTGGGCGTGGCGGCAATGGCTTTGTCAACTTCGCGCTGGGCCTGGCGCATGTAAAAATAGTTGGCCAAAAAACCCGTCACCAATCCCCAGAAAAGCATAGCGCCTCTTTCATACCAGAAGGCATTTACAGCGGTGATGAATTTCTGCTCCAGCAGGTAGTTTAACAGGATGGACTGACCAACCACCACTACCAGCAGAAACAGCGCAAAGCGGTTCATCTTGCGGTAAAGCAGCCAAGGCAGACCCAGAAAGAAGGCGTAGAAGTTGAAGGTGAACTTTCGGCCGGCCTGGTACTGCTCCAGCTTGTCATAATAGTAGTCATGACTCTGCCCGAAATAGGTGCGGTAGTATATCTCTTTGTCTTCTTCGGACATGGTACTCAATTCTGAATTAGGTAAACAGTTAGCCTGATTGAATGTAGATGGCTAACCCAGCTATAAAGGTAACGAGAAACGAACGTTTCTCGCCTACTTCATAGCAGCCAGAAACGCAAATCTGCTAAAAGGAACGTGCCGCCAACTTAACTCACCAAGTGCAGCAGGTCCTGTTTGGAGAGGGTGTCCAGAAACGGCGCGTCTGTTTTAACCAGGTTCTTAGCCAGTTCTTTCTTGCCGGTCTGCAAGGTCATGATTTTCTCCTCAATGGTGTCGGGGCAGATGAGTCTAACCGCTACTACGTTCTGGTGCTGGCCAATGCGGTGCGCGCGGTCAATGGCTTGGTTTTCTACGGCCGGGTTCCACCACGGGTCTACCAGATAGACGTAGTCGGCGGCGGTGAGGTTGAGGCCGGTGCCACCCGCCTTCAAGCTAATCAGGAAGACCCGCACCTCAGGCTTGCTCTGGAAGTTGTCTACCTTACTGCCGCGCTGGGTGGTCTGCCCGGTTAGGTACTCAAAAGGAATGTCGCGCTTCTCCAGCTCTGGCCTGATGAGGTCCAGCATGGACACGAACTGCGAAAACACCAGTATCTTGTGATAAGGGGCCTTGTTCTCAATCTGCTCCAGCAAAGCTTCAATTTTAGACGAAGAATC contains the following coding sequences:
- a CDS encoding c-type cytochrome, translated to MRRLTRICWLAALLSANTLWQPAQAQDAVKGKAVFDTNCAVCHSVTEQVVGPALKDVHKRRDEKWITSFVKNSTKMVSSGDKQAVEVFEKFGKVPMTSFESTLSEGDIKDVIAYVKAESEPPAVAEVPKTEVTKGDDSTKEPVATPAFSLKDMPATTLVLLCLVAFLLLIVMTVLIVTFFQALPILSHLYERPALRNTTMARVIALLRGDTTTLVGQHKDILMEDHSYDGIHEFDNDLPPWWKYMFYATIVFGVVYLLNYHVLGSGQLQDAEYQAEVQQASLLNPASSEGNANEVTNFTALKDAPQLEAGKATFIQNCAACHGQEGQGTVGPNLTDEFWLHGGDVNAVYKTVKYGVTSKGMVAWQKKLSDNQILEVSSYILSIQGTKPANAKAPQGEKVEAKK
- the ccoG gene encoding cytochrome c oxidase accessory protein CcoG, with amino-acid sequence MSNILSEPETFRDHISTVDKDGKRVWVYPKKPSGKLYQYRKYVSYLLLTMLFTGPFWKVNGLPVLMLNFPARKFILFGQIFWPQDFFILLLGFMAFVVFIILFTVVYGRVFCGWICPQTIFMEMVFRRIEYWIEGDAPQQKALDRAPMSFEKVWKKTAKHTLFVLVSFVIAHTFLAYIIGVEDLWQIVTDSPANHMGDLVSLIMFTGVFYFIFSRFREQVCTIVCPYGRLQGVMQDKQTITVAYDYQRGEPRSKLRKNQIRTEGDCIDCHQCVQVCPTGIDIRDGAQQMECINCTACIDACNNIMDLINKPHGLIRMTSEESIEEKKPWKLTPRVKLYTTILVLLMSAFGTLLATRSNVDATILRTPGMLYQNTESGGVSNLYNITVINKTDIQMPITLKLISPKGTIKVIRNELVLPKQGLVEGVFFAEIPKNSLELASSEITIGVYSGNQLLTTETTKFLGPGH
- a CDS encoding FixH family protein; its protein translation is MSIHTNTPAVPKKSLLPYIIISAFLLFICYIGMLVYGTMQSDVDLVSKDYYAKELAYNERMQQLSHAQQLEQPIQIIAAQAAGQLVVQFPAELRKATGSVLFFRPSDVTLDFEVPLKLNADGLQHFTTGSLTKGLWRVQVVGKVGDKEYYQQQDVTL
- a CDS encoding sulfite exporter TauE/SafE family protein, producing the protein MALPVGRGTGASFLGGRLLYNIGRLTTYVVLGAVAGAIGSTLNLAGWQQTLSIASGVMMLLLVVLPAATSNKINRWLGTEKWWNALRKAMAKHFGNGSPRALYQIGVLNGLLPCGMVYFALAGAISAPGVGGAMLYMAMFGLGTIPLMWLVSLSGKMIQPKMRYYMRTAVPYVAGCLAVLFILRGLNLGVPYVSPQLVTTTSEVSVCHVP
- a CDS encoding universal stress protein, which translates into the protein MNSLRILLPFNFTDACVTALRYAYQFADHIGADITLLHCTGALQLTPTFESQLVMRLRSFAERHARQVTAGIGTEPLIECSIKEGDLRKHLTQLVDEWDIDMLVSPADYLLAGLEQQEVVALPELVKCPILLVPSNAVFQPLKEIVFSLDVTDTNEAVMKRVQKLAQKFNVHLTLLHLHSQLDGVSFCQVKKAAATLKTELPYPNLDIVCQEEDDLLEGLNSFSGRATPDLFVLATRDTHLLQEYFSSDYRKTSPGHLRTPLLNLYQARKTPCSASCRHCNHEVKEEDTAAKAGLAT
- a CDS encoding DUF5655 domain-containing protein is translated as MWTCEICTQQFLRTNQAHSCLDKTEADFLRGKPEKVLALYHHFLDQYRTIGDFRIHPSKSMLSLAKNTRFCMIYKMGRTFLDVYIPLSKVYADTLCFHKIGHVGEKQTNHWLRIYEPEDVNEEVMHYMKMAYEEDALKGATHLAKAEK
- the lepB gene encoding signal peptidase I, yielding MAQYFWKRKDKTTAPKVKKSAVREWGDALMFAVVCATIIRWLTFEAYAIPTSSMEGSLLTGDHLYVSKLHYGSRTPMTPLQAPLTHQTLWGTNIPSFSEVIQLPSYRLPGISEVKRNDAVVFNHPQEEERPVDLKTFLIKRCIGVAGDTLQIKDGQVYLNGTAQEDPAKLQFSYYLKTDGYVQERFFKKQGIREVMAAQDGYYVHTSPETAAKLRSFDFIKEVVALKAAPGTPEVQVFPQTPATHAWNQDNFGPLYIPKAGATVALTPATLPLYEKAIRVYEHNDKVEKRNGRLYQNGKELTHYTFKQNYYFMMGDNRHNSNDSRYWGFVPEEYIVGKAVLIWMSADSTASLTDKIRWNRLMHTVN
- a CDS encoding DUF1456 family protein, translating into MTNNDILKKLRVALQLRDDQIIDILRLVDFNVTKSELGAIFRKEDHPNYQPCGDQLLRNFLNGLVIHMRGPMEPKKAGTDQPQKPASAPRDRNSQDRDGGRNREDSRDQPREDDRRPFRSKR
- a CDS encoding YciI family protein; amino-acid sequence: MTQYLVTGTDFTTEGALDHRMAIRPQHIDMMKNLKESGNFLLGGAFLDEQGIMRGSSLVLQFETESDLQKWMSEEPYILNKVWETVDVKQYKIAQI
- a CDS encoding DUF2628 domain-containing protein, producing the protein MSEEDKEIYYRTYFGQSHDYYYDKLEQYQAGRKFTFNFYAFFLGLPWLLYRKMNRFALFLLVVVVGQSILLNYLLEQKFITAVNAFWYERGAMLFWGLVTGFLANYFYMRQAQREVDKAIAATPNEDTALELLSQKGGVTFIPHIVIAVMLLVLLLMGQ